A part of Chitinimonas koreensis genomic DNA contains:
- a CDS encoding DUF2281 domain-containing protein, whose product MTIAERIFREVSVLPDPLAAEVLDFVEFLKARQARPANEGDRDDSLQRFVGSLKGTKAFPADLASWQREVRDEWR is encoded by the coding sequence ATGACGATCGCCGAACGCATCTTCAGAGAGGTCAGCGTCCTGCCCGACCCGCTCGCCGCGGAAGTGCTGGATTTCGTGGAGTTCCTCAAGGCCAGGCAGGCCAGGCCCGCGAACGAAGGCGATCGCGACGATTCCCTGCAGCGTTTCGTCGGCAGTCTCAAGGGTACGAAGGCGTTTCCGGCCGATCTGGCGTCCTGGCAGCGGGAAGTCCGCGATGAGTGGCGCTGA
- the pgsA gene encoding CDP-diacylglycerol--glycerol-3-phosphate 3-phosphatidyltransferase, whose amino-acid sequence MPVNLPTLLTWARIVMIPLVLGVFYLPEHWLAPLWQNVAGALIFTLAAITDWFDGYLARKWNQTSAFGAFLDPVADKLMVAAALILLVQLGRADAWLAAIIIGREITISALREWMAQLGASKGVAVSFIGKVKTAAQMVAIVVLLLHVDFIPGIDLAWIGSCCLFVAALLTLWSMGYYLRMAWPELTGRK is encoded by the coding sequence ATGCCGGTCAATCTCCCCACCCTGCTCACCTGGGCGCGCATCGTCATGATCCCGCTCGTGCTCGGCGTCTTCTACCTGCCCGAGCACTGGCTGGCGCCGCTGTGGCAGAACGTCGCCGGCGCGCTGATCTTCACGCTGGCCGCGATCACCGACTGGTTCGACGGCTACCTGGCGCGCAAGTGGAACCAGACCTCGGCCTTCGGCGCCTTCCTCGACCCGGTGGCCGACAAGCTGATGGTGGCCGCCGCGCTGATCCTGCTGGTCCAGCTCGGCCGCGCCGACGCCTGGCTGGCCGCCATCATCATCGGCCGCGAGATCACCATCTCGGCGCTGCGCGAGTGGATGGCCCAGCTCGGCGCCTCCAAGGGCGTGGCGGTGTCCTTCATCGGCAAGGTGAAGACCGCGGCGCAGATGGTCGCCATCGTGGTCCTGCTGCTGCACGTCGACTTCATCCCGGGCATCGACCTGGCCTGGATCGGCTCCTGCTGCCTGTTCGTGGCCGCGCTGCTGACGCTGTGGTCGATGGGCTACTACCTGCGCATGGCCTGGCCGGAGCTGACCGGCCGCAAGTAG
- a CDS encoding entericidin A/B family lipoprotein: MKPLIMLVLAAFATLQLSACNTVQGFGKDVQKGGEKLEDAADKAKN, encoded by the coding sequence GTGAAGCCACTCATCATGCTGGTACTGGCCGCCTTCGCCACCTTGCAACTGTCCGCCTGCAACACCGTCCAAGGCTTCGGCAAGGACGTCCAGAAGGGCGGCGAGAAGCTCGAGGACGCCGCGGACAAGGCGAAGAACTGA
- a CDS encoding HPP family protein, translating to MTEHPSRWRDWLPDAATVSWPERLRSGAGGALAILLVSLAAAALAPAGAAPLIAASMGASAVIVFGLPTSPLGQPWPLLGGHLISALVGVLCQRWIPEPHLAAACAVGLAIVAMLACRCAHPPGGATALTAVVGGPAIHAQGFLYLLNPALAGALVVLALAWLFNNRLPGRRYPLAKHLAGAHGRSDPVPLARGPVQEADMARAVAELDLLVDLTPAELEQLYLGAERHAARRLAGPLRCGDIASRDVLSVPHDLPADAAWALLHRHGLDSAPVVDGDGRLLGLFAPAALLLDAPQPALAQDALGRWPGLTAAALLRPAPAAVAMDTPVVELIARMSDGGEHRVPLLDGAGRLAGVVSQADLIAALFHQQLFATQAGAAGPQN from the coding sequence ATGACAGAACATCCTTCCCGCTGGCGCGACTGGCTGCCCGACGCGGCCACCGTGAGCTGGCCCGAGCGGCTGCGCTCCGGCGCCGGCGGCGCGCTGGCCATCCTGCTGGTCAGCCTGGCCGCCGCGGCGCTGGCGCCGGCCGGTGCGGCGCCGCTGATCGCCGCCTCGATGGGCGCCTCGGCCGTCATCGTGTTCGGCCTGCCGACCAGCCCGCTGGGCCAGCCCTGGCCGCTGCTCGGCGGCCACCTGATCTCGGCGCTGGTCGGCGTACTGTGCCAGCGCTGGATTCCCGAGCCGCACCTGGCCGCCGCCTGCGCGGTCGGCCTCGCCATCGTCGCCATGCTGGCCTGCCGCTGCGCCCATCCGCCCGGCGGCGCCACCGCCCTAACCGCGGTGGTCGGCGGGCCGGCCATCCATGCCCAGGGCTTCCTTTACCTGCTCAACCCGGCGCTGGCCGGCGCGCTGGTCGTCCTGGCGCTGGCCTGGCTGTTCAACAACCGCCTGCCGGGACGCCGCTATCCGCTGGCCAAGCACCTGGCCGGCGCGCACGGCCGCAGCGATCCGGTGCCGCTGGCGCGCGGCCCGGTGCAGGAAGCCGACATGGCGCGCGCGGTGGCCGAGCTCGACCTGCTGGTCGACCTGACGCCGGCCGAGCTCGAACAGCTCTATCTCGGCGCCGAGCGCCATGCTGCACGGCGGCTGGCCGGGCCACTGCGCTGCGGAGACATCGCCTCGCGCGACGTGCTGAGCGTGCCGCACGACCTGCCGGCCGACGCGGCCTGGGCGCTGCTGCATCGCCACGGCCTCGACAGCGCGCCGGTGGTCGACGGCGACGGCCGCCTGCTCGGCCTGTTCGCCCCGGCCGCGCTGCTGCTCGACGCGCCGCAGCCGGCGCTGGCGCAGGATGCGCTCGGCCGCTGGCCGGGCCTGACCGCCGCCGCGCTGCTGCGGCCGGCACCGGCCGCCGTGGCGATGGATACCCCGGTGGTCGAGCTGATCGCCCGCATGAGCGACGGCGGCGAGCACCGCGTGCCGCTGCTCGACGGGGCAGGGCGGCTGGCCGGCGTCGTCAGCCAGGCCGACCTGATCGCCGCGCTCTTCCACCAACAGCTTTTCGCGACCCAGGCCGGCGCCGCCGGCCCACAGAACTGA
- a CDS encoding DUF697 domain-containing protein yields MVLPQNHDELERARADCRELVSRRAGISAGAAVIPLPGVDMLADVAVFSEMLETISHRFGLSQAELARLHPHTRQYVILAAGRVGSDLIGKLVSKQLAKLVLKKVGKRFIGKTVLRFVPLAGQAVAAAISYQVVAKLGRDHIEDCYRVARSLLEQGMAGTVPLLPAPQTPSPQGQT; encoded by the coding sequence ATGGTCCTACCGCAGAACCACGACGAACTCGAACGCGCGCGCGCCGATTGCCGCGAGCTGGTCTCGCGCCGGGCCGGCATCTCGGCCGGCGCCGCCGTGATCCCGCTGCCCGGCGTCGACATGCTGGCCGACGTCGCGGTGTTCTCCGAGATGCTCGAGACCATCAGCCACCGCTTCGGCCTGTCGCAGGCCGAGCTGGCGCGGCTGCATCCGCACACCCGGCAATACGTGATCCTGGCCGCCGGCCGGGTCGGCAGCGACCTGATCGGCAAGCTGGTGAGCAAGCAGCTCGCCAAGCTGGTGCTGAAGAAGGTCGGCAAGCGCTTCATCGGCAAGACCGTGCTGCGCTTCGTGCCGCTGGCCGGCCAGGCGGTGGCGGCCGCAATCAGCTACCAGGTGGTGGCCAAACTCGGCCGCGACCATATCGAAGACTGCTACCGCGTCGCCCGCAGCCTGCTCGAGCAAGGCATGGCCGGCACGGTACCGCTCCTACCCGCACCTCAGACTCCATCTCCTCAGGGACAGACATGA
- a CDS encoding entericidin A/B family lipoprotein, with protein sequence MNRIIALAVAALAIAQLAGCNTIHGIGKDIKKGGEAIERAADKATN encoded by the coding sequence ATGAACCGGATCATCGCCCTCGCCGTGGCAGCGCTGGCCATCGCCCAGCTCGCCGGCTGCAACACCATCCACGGCATCGGCAAGGACATCAAGAAGGGCGGCGAAGCGATCGAGCGCGCCGCCGACAAGGCCACCAACTGA
- the leuD gene encoding 3-isopropylmalate dehydratase small subunit, producing the protein MQAFTTLHGLVCPLDRANVDTDAIIPKQFLKSIKRSGFGPNLFDEWRYLDHGEPGMDNSVRPLNPDFVLNLPRYRGAQVLLARENFGCGSSREHAPWALEDYGFRAVIAPSFADIFFNNCYKNGLLPIVLPAETVDRLFAESQAGEGYRLTVDLAAQTVTTPSGESFGFDITAHRKHCLLNGLDEIGLTLAHADKIRAFEDQRRAAQPWLFS; encoded by the coding sequence ATGCAAGCCTTCACCACCCTGCACGGCCTGGTCTGCCCGCTGGACCGCGCCAACGTCGACACCGACGCCATCATCCCCAAGCAGTTCCTCAAGTCGATCAAGCGTTCGGGCTTCGGCCCCAACCTGTTCGACGAGTGGCGCTACCTCGATCACGGCGAGCCGGGCATGGACAACAGCGTGCGTCCGCTCAACCCCGACTTCGTGCTGAACCTGCCGCGCTACCGCGGCGCCCAGGTGCTCTTGGCGCGCGAGAACTTCGGCTGCGGCAGCTCGCGCGAGCACGCGCCGTGGGCGCTCGAGGATTACGGCTTCCGTGCCGTGATCGCACCGTCGTTCGCAGACATCTTCTTCAACAACTGCTACAAGAACGGCCTCCTGCCGATCGTGCTGCCGGCCGAGACGGTCGACCGGCTGTTCGCCGAGTCGCAGGCCGGCGAGGGCTACCGGCTGACGGTCGACCTCGCGGCGCAGACGGTGACCACGCCGTCCGGCGAAAGCTTCGGCTTCGACATCACCGCGCACCGCAAGCACTGCCTGCTCAACGGTCTCGACGAGATCGGCCTGACGCTGGCGCATGCCGACAAGATCCGCGCCTTCGAAGACCAGCGCCGCGCCGCGCAGCCCTGGCTGTTCAGCTGA
- a CDS encoding type II toxin-antitoxin system VapC family toxin produces MSGAEYLIDTNIAIGLARQDDQVMALLQPIGLRASLYAYSPISRMEALGYGALSERERAVLSDLFDNLTECSLNRAIEDGVIALRCRRKIKLPDAIIIATAWVHGLQLLTLDRQLQAFSRNGGTDDSPAEKTTE; encoded by the coding sequence ATGAGTGGCGCTGAATACCTGATCGACACCAATATCGCCATCGGCCTGGCGCGGCAGGACGACCAGGTTATGGCGCTGCTGCAGCCGATCGGCCTGCGCGCGAGCCTGTATGCCTATAGCCCGATCAGCCGGATGGAGGCCCTGGGCTATGGCGCATTGAGCGAGCGGGAACGTGCCGTGCTGTCGGACCTGTTCGACAATCTGACCGAATGCAGCTTGAACCGGGCCATCGAAGACGGCGTGATCGCGCTGCGTTGCCGCCGCAAGATCAAGCTGCCCGACGCCATCATCATCGCGACCGCCTGGGTGCACGGCCTGCAGCTGCTGACGCTCGATCGGCAATTGCAGGCTTTCTCCCGGAATGGCGGTACGGACGATTCGCCGGCGGAGAAAACGACCGAATAG
- the leuB gene encoding 3-isopropylmalate dehydrogenase → MKIAILPGDGIGPEIVAQAVRVLDVLKADGLAVETVTVPLGGAAYDQYGEPYPEATRAAVRAADAVLLGAVGGPQYDTLPRDKRPERGLLAIRKDLGLFGNLRPAVLYPELAGASTLKPEVVSGLDIMIVRELTGDIYFGQPRGITVNETGEREGFNTMRYSESEIRRIAKVAFDIAMKRNKKLCSVDKANVLECTEFWKEIVTDVAKQYPEVELSHMYVDNAAMQLVRNPKQFDVIVTGNIFGDILSDEASMLTGSIGMLPSASLDANNKGLYEPCHGSAPDIAGKNLANPLATILSLAMMMRYTFAREDLAGRIENAVQAVLRKGYRTADIYEPGTEKVSCSGMGDAVVAALA, encoded by the coding sequence ATGAAAATCGCCATCCTCCCCGGTGACGGCATCGGCCCGGAAATCGTCGCGCAGGCCGTGCGCGTGCTCGACGTGCTCAAGGCCGACGGCCTCGCGGTCGAAACCGTGACCGTGCCGCTCGGCGGCGCCGCCTACGACCAGTACGGCGAGCCCTATCCGGAAGCCACCCGCGCTGCCGTGCGCGCAGCCGACGCGGTGCTGCTCGGCGCGGTCGGCGGCCCGCAGTACGACACGCTGCCGCGCGACAAGCGGCCCGAGCGCGGCCTGCTGGCGATCCGCAAGGACCTCGGCCTGTTCGGCAACCTGCGCCCGGCAGTGCTCTATCCCGAGCTGGCCGGCGCCTCGACCCTCAAACCCGAGGTGGTGTCGGGCCTGGACATCATGATCGTGCGCGAGCTGACCGGCGACATCTACTTCGGCCAGCCGCGCGGCATCACCGTCAACGAGACCGGCGAGCGCGAAGGCTTCAACACCATGCGCTACAGCGAGAGCGAGATCCGCCGCATCGCCAAGGTGGCGTTCGACATCGCCATGAAGCGCAACAAGAAGCTGTGCTCGGTCGACAAGGCCAACGTGCTCGAATGCACCGAGTTCTGGAAAGAGATCGTCACCGACGTCGCCAAGCAATATCCGGAAGTCGAGCTGAGCCATATGTACGTCGACAACGCGGCGATGCAGCTGGTGCGCAATCCCAAGCAGTTCGACGTGATCGTCACCGGCAACATCTTCGGCGACATCCTCAGCGACGAGGCCTCGATGCTGACCGGCTCGATCGGCATGCTGCCCTCGGCCTCGCTCGACGCGAACAACAAGGGCCTGTACGAGCCGTGCCACGGTTCGGCGCCCGACATCGCCGGCAAGAACCTGGCCAACCCGCTGGCCACCATCCTCAGCCTGGCGATGATGATGCGCTACACCTTCGCCCGCGAAGACCTGGCCGGCCGCATCGAGAACGCGGTGCAGGCCGTGCTGCGCAAGGGCTACCGCACCGCCGACATCTACGAGCCGGGCACCGAGAAGGTCAGCTGCTCGGGCATGGGCGACGCGGTGGTGGCCGCGCTGGCCTAG